A single window of Paroedura picta isolate Pp20150507F chromosome 8, Ppicta_v3.0, whole genome shotgun sequence DNA harbors:
- the LOC143842732 gene encoding uncharacterized protein LOC143842732, with protein MPGTVVLESPAAVAEDSDSGASTNVDFIPGTQEEEERGVAGPPALRRRIQIQDEVLSEDDEPAGSPPRGALQAEERLARERGRLRRVSVLTSVGERILEHCQEESRRAAAADQWGT; from the exons atgcctgggacggtggtcctcgagtccccagcagcggtggcagaggacagtgattctggggcgtccacaaatgttg atttcatacccgggacgcaggaggaggaggagcgtggggtggctggacctcctgccctgcgcaggcgtatacagatacaagatg aggtcctttcagaagacgatgagccagccggctcaccacctagaggtgctctccaagcagaggagaggctggcgagggaacgcggcaggctgcggcgcgtctccgtatTAACTAgcgtgggagaaaggatcctcgagcactgccaggaggagtccaggcgtgccgctgccgcagaccag tggggaacataa